From Mus musculus strain C57BL/6J chromosome 8, GRCm38.p6 C57BL/6J, a single genomic window includes:
- the Slc25a4 gene encoding ADP/ATP translocase 1 has product MGDQALSFLKDFLAGGIAAAVSKTAVAPIERVKLLLQVQHASKQISAEKQYKGIIDCVVRIPKEQGFLSFWRGNLANVIRYFPTQALNFAFKDKYKQIFLGGVDRHKQFWRYFAGNLASGGAAGATSLCFVYPLDFARTRLAADVGKGSSQREFNGLGDCLTKIFKSDGLKGLYQGFSVSVQGIIIYRAAYFGVYDTAKGMLPDPKNVHIIVSWMIAQSVTAVAGLVSYPFDTVRRRMMMQSGRKGADIMYTGTLDCWRKIAKDEGANAFFKGAWSNVLRGMGGAFVLVLYDEIKKYV; this is encoded by the exons ATGGGGGATCAGGCTTTGAGCTTTCTTAAGGACTTCCTGGCAGGTGGCATCGCCGCCGCCGTCTCCAAGACGGCGGTCGCCCCGATCGAGAGGGTCAAACTGCTGCTGCAG GTCCAGCATGCCAGCAAACAGATCAGTGCAGAGAAGCAGTACAAAGGCATCATTGATTGTGTCGTGAGAATCCCCAAGGAGCagggctttctctctttctggagGGGTAACCTGGCCAACGTGATCCGGTACTTCCCCACTCAAGCCCTGAACTTCGCCTTCAAAGACAAGTACAAGCAGATCTTCCTGGGAGGCGTGGATCGCCATAAGCAGTTCTGGCGCTACTTTGCTGGTAACCTGGCCTCTGGTGGGGCAGCTGGGGCCACCTCCCTCTGCTTCGTCTACCCGCTGGACTTTGCTAGGACCAGGCTGGCTGCCGACGTGGGCAAGGGATCTTCCCAGCGAGAATTCAATGGGCTGGGCGACTGTCTCACCAAGATCTTCAAGTCGGACGGCCTGAAGGGTCTCTACCagggtttcagtgtctctgtccaGGGCATCATCATCTACAGAGCTGCCTACTTCGGAGTCTATGACACTGCCAAGG GGATGCTGCCAGACCCCAAGAATGTGCACATTATCGTGAGCTGGATGATTGCCCAGAGTGTGACAGCGGTGGCGGGGCTGGTGTCCTATCCGTTTGACACTGTTCGTCGTAGGATGATGATGCAGTCTGGCCGGAAAGGGG CTGATATTATGTACACGGGGACACTTGACTGCTGGAGGAAGATTGCAAAAGATGAAGGAGCCAACGCTTTCTTCAAAGGTGCTTGGTCCAATGTACTGAGAGGCATGGGTGGTGCTTTTGTATTGGTATTGTATGATGAGATCAAAAAATATGTGTAA